GCACGTTGACGTTGTCTTTGGCAGAGGACTCCACAAAGCTGTGGTTCCAGTCCAcctccatcatggacaacacatCCTTGCTGGACACCTGGCGCTCGTTTTGACGGTCTGTCTTGTTGCCTATCACCACAATAGGCGTGTACTTGTCCTCTTTGACTTCCAGGATCTCCTCTCGCAGACTCTTGACTGCCTCCAGGGATTCTGGGTCATCCACGGCGTAGACCAGGGCAAAGGCGTCGCTGCTCTGGATGGAGAGCTTCCGCATGGCAGGAAAGGAGTAGCTGCCGCTGGTGTCCATGATGCTGATGGTGACTTTGACACCCGCCACCTCGTACTCTTTCCTGTGGAGCTCCTCCACTGTCCGCCGGTGCTTGGGCTCAAAAGTGTCTTTGAGGAAGCGTTGGATGAGGGCTGTCTTCCCCACTCCTGCTGCTCCCAAAAACACCAGACGCACCTCTGTCTTCTCCTTCCCTTCAAAAGACATGATAAGTTTCTGTTGCGCTTTTTCCTCCAAAACACTGCTCGAAAGAATCTCTGCTCCTTTACCTGTGGATCCTGAAAACTGTCTTGATGTCAGTGATGGAGCTGGATGTAGTTCTGTTGAAGAGGATGATGATAGCAGATGCATGCGAGTGTGCCAGTGAAAGCTGTATTTATGCTCCCACAGCCCCAGCCCCCTTCTGCTCCTGGCCAATCTGGAGACGGCAGTGTCTCCCTCTCCCTGAGCatgcagcagccaatcacagacactCATGGAAATAAAGAAGAGTGAGACAAAAAATGGGTAAAGGaagtgattttatttaaaagttctTTGTGTGCAATGCAGAACATATTTCCAGTAGTCGGGGTTAGTTTCTGACTGCTGCTTCAAGCCTGATCAGAGATGGTCCAGTCTGAGTTCAAAACTGTCTGTGCCATAAATCAATCATCATGAATAACCCATCCCACACTTTTTTAATTGATGACGCACGTTGCTTGTAAATCACAGACTAGAGGTACAGTCGTTAAATAAATGTGCAGATGCAATGTCATTTGATCCCCGTGAGACTGTTTTGTTATGCCTCCGCACCAGAGACAGCTGTGGCCAGAGGCATTGTATTTTACttgttttacgtttttttttggcCATAAATCAAGAATACCTAAGATAATTATGAgaagtttaaaacaaatgtctAATAGGATAAAATGATGCAGTGATGTTTTATGTCTAAAAGGTCAACTTCACTGTGGCATCATAATGTTCCtgcaaaaaacaattttacGGCCATTATTCAATGCCATAACTCATGGCTACACCTAAGTGTTCtgtcagaatcagctttattgactctctctctctctgtatatatgtatatatatagacatatatatgtctatatatatatatatatatatatatatatatataNNNNNNNNNNtatatatatatatatatatatatatatatagacatatatatatatgtatatcttcCTTTCAGTCAACTTCCACACTAATATGCATAcagcacaacaaaaacaactaagCTTAACAAAGTCAAGTCAATTATATTTATACATCCCTATATCACAAATCaaaaatgtgcatgtgttgAGTGCTGTCTGATGTATTGCTTATTTTTCAGGAtaggcaccaaaacacaacaaaacactccAGCCAATCACGACAAtatggttgggggagggggtgggggttagtgaTAGTTTGTCAGTTAGTTAGGGGGAGGGGCgagcttttgttttgaatttccTTGAaacgtcaacagaagtgaccatgcagaaactcatagtgcacctttaaaacCGACAGAAGCTACTGGGGAtcttaacaaacaaacaaacaaacaaacaaacaaacgcaCATCTTATCTCCTTAGACCCTCAACCCAGATGAGGAACACCTCGCAGGCTGTGATCTTGTCCTTAATTCTTGCATCTGCAGCAAGCTGCAGGATCTCCTGAGGAAGAACAATCGGTTCTGCCCCTTCCTGAAGAGGGCTTTACCGTCCTCTCCCAGGACAGGGGCTGGATAACCGCAAGACGGTAATTCTAGTTGAACATAAACTCACTTTCCCACAAGGGGGGGGGACACAATATAGCCAttctaaagcaggggtcttcaacagggggtcctcacagtttttcaaaaatgaaaacgtCTTTACATAAATCCAGCATATTATTACCGCCAAATATCCAACCTCCTTTTTCTGTCTAAAACCCTGGAAGGTATCGTCGCCTCACAACTCCAAACCCATCTTCATGCCAATAACCAATTCAAAACTCTTTGGTTTTCACCCCCTCCTCAGCACAGAAACCGCTCTCCTCAAAATCCTCAACGACCTCCTCACCTCTGCTGACACCGGTTCCCTCAACATCCTTATCCTCCTCAATCTGAGTGCAGCCTTCAGTACCGTGAGCCACAACATCCTGCTCACCAGACCTCAGAATCAAAGATACTGCACTCAGCTGGCTCCACTCCTACCTTTCCAACAGATCCCACTTCATCTCTCATCATAACCACACCTCTGCCATAGCCACAGTCACTCGAGgtgttccccaaggctccatacTCGgcaccctcctcttcatcctccccCTTGGTCAGATACTCCGCCACTTCAACCTGgacttccactgttacgccgTTGACACCCAGATCAACCTCAGCACCAAATCCCCCCACAatcctccccctctcccacaTCAACTCCTGTCTGTCAGCTGTTGACAACACAACTTCCTTAAACTcaacagcaataaaacagatTACTGCAACTCACTTATCCTCGGCATCAGCACTACCTACATCAAACAACTCCAACTGGTCCAGTACATAGCTGCCCCAACTCATCACCCACACCAAATCATGGCACCGCATTACTCCAGTCCTAAAACAactccactggcttcccatctccTTTGTCCTGACCTACATCTGCCCCCCTCATACCTCACTgacctcctctccccctaccaacccacacggtccctcagatccacctccgCCGGTTTCCTCTCCATCCCTAAATCCAACCTCCACAGTCCCCACAAGGGATAGAGCCTTctccagggcagctcccaggctctggaaTCCCCTTCCCCAAAAGAATAAATCCCCCACCATCTTCCAGTCCCGCCTCAAGAcccatctcttcacctctgcctATCCGTAGCCCCACGCCCCCCTCCCTTTTCATCTGTgccttgttttgtgttgtgttgttttgtttagccttgttttgttttccacttTGCCCTGGAAAGCGACTTTTGGTTCTTaaaaagtgctgtacaaattattttattactattattattattattattattattattattattattaatggcCTActggtaaggtagtcactaaggccatCCAGAGATACAGTTCCCCCTAAGGATTCaatgtgccacatgtatgtttattattaaaacatgattttataaaatcatgccaacaataattattttaatagatTAGTGTTCTATCCACTAAAGAAGTacgtataaaggctttaggtgCCCTACACGTTATTGTTGGACCAGTTTAGTATGCAATTTAATTTTCTACAACATATGTGGTAGgaggtccctgctctgtctcttttagttagtctttttttaattttagaagAAATATAATTTTAGTGGACATTTCTCAAACACTAGCTGGTTTTATTTGAACTCATGACAAATGATCCCAAAGGGACATGTCTCTGTGTCATCGTCTGAAGCTCTGCTGACATGTCAGGGACGgaggagacagggacagatcttGTGTCACTGCACTCTTAACAAGCGTGTCACCATTTTATAACAGGTTTAATGCAATTGTTTTCATTCCAATAGCCTAATTACAACCTATTTTAATGTGACGTGTAGTACACATTTGAGCAAATTGTCTGCTGCGTCAAAATGaagtaacatttaaaaaaagaatgtgttcAATATCGTCTTCATTATTATGGGAAGTTTCATAATCTACATTAAATTCAGATGAAATAGTAAATTAACATGAAATTACAGTTATCATACTGAGATCTCCCACATGCTCTCTGTGCTCAGACTTGACTATCACTTGTTGCTATGATACCACCGTCCTAAGCCATTACCTAAGCTAAACAGGATTTATGATCAGAAAATGTGTACCTTGTTAGT
The nucleotide sequence above comes from Etheostoma spectabile isolate EspeVRDwgs_2016 chromosome 15, UIUC_Espe_1.0, whole genome shotgun sequence. Encoded proteins:
- the LOC116703086 gene encoding ras-related protein Rap-2a-like — translated: MSVCDWLLHAQGEGDTAVSRLARSRRGLGLWEHKYSFHWHTRMHLLSSSSSTELHPAPSLTSRQFSGSTGKGAEILSSSVLEEKAQQKLIMSFEGKEKTEVRLVFLGAAGVGKTALIQRFLKDTFEPKHRRTVEELHRKEYEVAGVKVTISIMDTSGSYSFPAMRKLSIQSSDAFALVYAVDDPESLEAVKSLREEILEVKEDKYTPIVVIGNKTDRQNERQVSSKDVLSMMEVDWNHSFVESSAKDNVNVLEAFRELLQQANLPSRLSPALCRRRETFPKESNKRPPMNKTKSCLVS